The genomic window AGATGTAGAAGGCAAACAGTTAATGGTAGTGGTCTTATTTATGATGTATGTTAATGCCAGCATTTATTAATACTTATTATTATTCTAGTGCGAAGCATTATACTTGTTTGGCACGATGTTATTACTTCTTGATTATCATATACCGGGTATTGTGCGTGAACGCCTTTTAATATCATATTATCGATATAGTGCTGCAAAAGCGCAAGGTGATAGCAACATTGATGACGTTTGTATGTTATTGCGCTCCACCGGCTTCGTAGCAAACAATGAATCATCACCGTACAACGCAAAACTAACAACACCTTCACAGTATCCTGTCTCATACTTCTCACGCTTTACATTTGACCAAAACTTTATTGATATGGTAATTGGTCGTTTACGATGTGACGATCTTTACAACCAATTAGCCATTTATCCACATCCTGATCATCGCTCCACTGCTCTGTCTACACAGTCGGCAATGCTTTTCGTATGTCTTTTTTTCACACCACAAACCCTCCATTCTCAAGTAGCACAAATGCGGGAAATTGTGGACAAATTTTACGCCGATAATTGGGTAGTATCTATTTACATGGGTGTAACTGTTAACTTGATTGACGCGTGGGATGAATTTAAAGCAGCCAAAGCGGCTTTGGCGCCTGTGGTGGATACTGGTGTGAAGGGCTTCTGTTTGTTGCATAAGGAGAAAATGAACAAGACTTTGAAACAAACGCAGGAAATACTACGAGCAGGTGTTTTGAACGACGACTTTGTTCTACAGAACATCACAAAAATCATACCTCTAATGCGCCAATGTAACGTTTTACTACGATGGTACTTCACGCACACATCGAAAGCAGTGCTAGTGTTGACTCAGAATTCACAAAAGACTCAGCAGGTCGAACAACTAGTCTGCAATGAGTTAAACTATCGTAAGGAACAGTTATTAGAGCTTCTACTTGATTGTAGCCAGTTGGAGGCGGCCGTTAAGGATATATTGCGCGATTTAATGAACGCAAAAGCCGAACGATGGTCTAAGTTCAAGCATGAAGCTTTGGATCGTCTTAAAGAATTAGGCGAGGCATTTGGTGGCTCACGGCCGCTgtcaaaaatagaaaacaaccCACAACTGAAGTTGTGGTTCAGTGAAATAACTAAAGAAGTTGAAAAACTTAGTGCGGAAAACGTGAATTTTTCGGGACGAACATTAATTCAACTGATACAAGCGCTCGAGGAGGtggaagaatttcataatttGCAAGCAAACATGCAAGTGAAGCAGTATTTGTTGGAAACGCGTGAATTCTTACACCGCATGATACAGGTAAAGTAATATGGGCCTTCatgaattatatataattaaataagcaCGTATTTAACTTGTAGATAATTAATATCAAGGAAGATATCCTCATCAATATGCAATTGATCAGTGATTTGAGCTACGCCTGGCGCTTACTTGACCGTGATTTCACCGTTATCATGCAGGATTGCATTAAAAAGCAACCCAGGTCTGTAATACGGTTACGCGCAGCATTCCTTAAACTTGCCAGTGCACTGGAAATTCCTCTACTGCGTATAAACCAGGAACACAGTGAAGATCTTGTATCCGTCTCCAATTACTACAGCACCGAACTTGCTAATTACATGCGTAAAGTTTTGCAAATCATACCCGAAACCATGTTCAGCATAATGGCACgaattataaatttacaaacGGAGGTGCTGCTCGAAATACCTACGCGCTTGGAAAAGGACAAGCTAAAGGAGTATGCACAGTTCGAAGACCGCTATACAATCGCTAAGCTAACACATTCAATTGCCATTTTCACCGAAGGCATACTAATGATGAAAAAGACACTGGTTGGTGTTATTGAACTTGACCCCAAACAGCTGCTTGAGGATGGCATACGTAAAGAACTCGTGCGACACCTGGCAAACGCGCTAAATCTGGGCTTGATCTTCACAACTACAACTAAAACGAAACGACAACCTATAGCTGAATTAGAAACGAAATTGCTAGCATTAGCCAAAATCATGGATGGCTACCGGCGTTCTTTTGAATACATACAGGATTACTTGAAAATACATGGCTTGAAGATTTTACAAGAAGAGCTAACACGCATTATCAACTACAATGTAGAAAAGGAATGCAATGCATTTTTGCGCAATAAGGTGCAAGATTGGCAGTCACGCTATCAGAGTCAAACTGTACCAATACCTAGTTTTCCGCCACTGCAAGGTGACGCCACGAAGTCGAATAATTTCATTGGTCGCTTGGCACACGAAATACTTCAATGTACGGATCCTAAGCGTACAATTTTTATAGAACTTAAAGCAACCTGGTATGAAAAACGTGCACCacacaaagaaattctgaatggtTGCTTTTTCAGCAAAGTGCGTGAGGCAATCGGGCCAGCCGGTTTGGTCGGACTAGATCGTCTCTATTCGTATATGTTTGCAGCAGAACTCAAACAGAATctagaaaaaatgcaaaagaatttAGCTAATGATAATATGTGGTTAGAAGCATTAAATAGCTTAAGCGTCGAGTTGGAATCAAAACAATTTCCGGACACTAATTCATCAAACCCATTAAAATTCTACGCAAATTATCATAATCGCTGGTTGAAAGTGTGGCCGACATTACTAGAATGGCTATTACAGCTGGGACATAAGCAAATACTGCGTCAGCAACTGTCCTTTGAATTGAACAGGAGCAGCAAATGTAATTCGAAAAATTTGGAATCAGCACTGGAAACTTTCAATAggttaatataaaaattgatttggaatgtgaatttttcgaacttttatgGCTTTGGAAgtatgttttttacttttttttcaaattattgtaTCTTCTAGGGCACTGTTGAACGAATTGGAACAACCAGAGACTTACGCGAAATTTATCTGTTCGGATCGTGGCAATCACTTGCTTATGGAATTTAACGAGTATCTCGCCTTTACAGGCTCTTATGAACCGCTTGAGCAAGTTTTCCTTACAACCAAAAGCTCACATCACATTGCGCTGTTTCTCTTCTTATTTACCATAGCGCATTTGCCACGCCTACAATTTGCGGTGAACACAAATAGCTTACTGGCGAAAAATGTGAAGGATTCCTTAGATGGCACACCACTTCTAGTGGGCTTACTAACTGTTTTACAACAGTTTCATAAAGACGTCAAGCTATTGTACTTGACTTACCTGTGTCAATACGCAACTGTGATAGTGGAGGCGAATATAAGGTTAATATGCATGATACATTTTGCTTATGGGCaatcgaaaaaatatagtttatcaTTTTCAGTGCTAAAAGTGAATTAAGCGTTGAAGCCACAACAGCATTGCACTTCCTGCAGATGTTTGTTAGGTTAGCCAAGCTACCGCGTACTGTTTTAACCGAACGCTGTCCCACAATTATATTAAATCAATTTGAGTATTTAGCTATAAGCAACAAAGTTTAACTgcgatttataaattttatgaaaaaaatacgtattattgcttatataaaacacaaacatacaaattttattatttaaaataattcatcCCAACAAATGGTGCCAATTGTAGTAACTATATCCTTATTAATTTCGTTTTCTAAACAAAATCAGAACGATCAACAAGTGAAACGCGCTTTAGGCAAAGACTTTTCAAAACGAGGTAGCCTCCAAAACTAGCTTTGCTAATTCATTGCTAAAATGTCTTATGTAATGACAGTGGGTGCATTGCGACCAGTGAATTTTGGCAGTTGTGAAATCTCCAAAGCGATATCTATTAATGGTTTCAGCATTACACTAGCTTGACCGAGCACATTATCCTTCTCGTAGGAATCAATATACaaactgtaattaaaaaaaataacattatatGTAGATGTGAGTTAATAGCAGGCAAAACTTTGGAATAACCTACCGCACTGTAGCGCCCGAACTGCCTGTGCCACTTAAACGGAACACAATACGACTGCCATCTTCAAAGACAATACGTAAACCTTGCTTTGTGGCCAGAGACTTGTCTACGGGGTCAGTATAGCTGAAGTTATCAGCTACCTTGACTTTGTATGTTTTGTCACCAATGGTAAAACTCTTTCCAACAAATGAAGGATCGGTAATATTTTTCTCCATAGTTGCAATCATTTCATTGCAAGGTTCCAATTCACATTCCTCATAATCATAACGTGTAAAGTAATTACGCCCATAGGTGGCCCAATGAGCCTTGAGTATATCTTCGATTCCCTTGCCGGTATGTTCCATAACAGAGAGCCAAGCTAAAACCGCCCAAATGCCATCTTTTTCTCTGATATGATTGGAGCCAGTGCCAAAGCTCTCTTCGCCACATAAGCACAGACGACCGGCGTCCATAAGATTACCGAAATACTTCCAACCAGTGGGTACTTCAAATACCTCTTTACCCAACTTCTTGCCCACCAAATCCACTGCCGAAGCTGTTGGCATACTTCTTGCAAAGCCTTGTACACCATTTTTCTTGAAGTATGGTATACATTCCAAGTTATTCGCGATAACTGCCAACGAATCGCTGGGCGTTACAAAGAAAGCGCGATGGCCGATGATCATGTTACGATCCTAGAAGTGAAAATGTccaattttattacatttgatATAGAATTTACTTGGTTAATTTACTTACACCATCACCATCGAATGCGGCGCCGATGTCGTAATCACCTTGAGCCACGGTTTCTACCAAATCCTTGGCGTAAGTTAAATTGGGATCGGGATGCAAGCCGCCAAAATCAGGTAACGGTGTTGTGTGAACTACACCATTTTCGGGTGCACCCAAAGCGTTCAGAAAGATCTCACGCACATATGAGCCAGTAACGCCGTTCAACGAATCTATGCGCATTTTAAGTGGCTTGCCTGATGTCTTTCCGCTAACAAAGTCACGCAGTTTCTCAAAATCGAAAATCTCTTTCATATGGGCAACATAATTAGCCACTGAATCGATGACCTCAACAACATAAGGTTTGccattaatttcatatttgttaGTGCCTATTTTACTTATGTCAATTTCTAAGCCATTGACTATTTTGTACTCCTTGATGGCAGTGGAGAGTTGGTAGATGTTATTGGTTACAGCATCTGGTGCCGGTCCACCATTTTCACAATTGAATTTAATACCAAAATCGTTTTCGGGACCGCCGGGATTGTGGGAAGCTGTCAATACTATGCCacctaaaatatatatgtaatgatTACATaattgtatgtaagtacaaaattggaaaaataagtTGTATTATTAGCTCAACTACAGATTTGTTTACTTGTTTAGGAATTGCAACTATTAAATTGGAAATTATGATGATAACATTCAAAATTATCATGATGACATTCAAAAATGCCCGTCTTAGTTCGTCAGCATTGTTGATAAGaagtaatatattaaatttcata from Bactrocera tryoni isolate S06 chromosome 5, CSIRO_BtryS06_freeze2, whole genome shotgun sequence includes these protein-coding regions:
- the LOC120776679 gene encoding phosphoglucomutase, whose protein sequence is MSTVSVVATKPYEGQKPGTSGLRKKVKVFTQQNYTENFVQCILDANGAALEGSLLVVGGDGRYYCKEAAELIIRMCAANGVAKLLVGQNGILSTPAVSSLIRKHKALGGIVLTASHNPGGPENDFGIKFNCENGGPAPDAVTNNIYQLSTAIKEYKIVNGLEIDISKIGTNKYEINGKPYVVEVIDSVANYVAHMKEIFDFEKLRDFVSGKTSGKPLKMRIDSLNGVTGSYVREIFLNALGAPENGVVHTTPLPDFGGLHPDPNLTYAKDLVETVAQGDYDIGAAFDGDGDRNMIIGHRAFFVTPSDSLAVIANNLECIPYFKKNGVQGFARSMPTASAVDLVGKKLGKEVFEVPTGWKYFGNLMDAGRLCLCGEESFGTGSNHIREKDGIWAVLAWLSVMEHTGKGIEDILKAHWATYGRNYFTRYDYEECELEPCNEMIATMEKNITDPSFVGKSFTIGDKTYKVKVADNFSYTDPVDKSLATKQGLRIVFEDGSRIVFRLSGTGSSGATVRLYIDSYEKDNVLGQASVMLKPLIDIALEISQLPKFTGRNAPTVIT
- the LOC120776678 gene encoding WASH complex subunit homolog 5, with amino-acid sequence MTDFLAENNACGQSLLHIVSVGNSIIAETLRLKDYIPDIYRLESKADVQKYSEIILDFSYLKIAEAQEQKIEENPELQDLDDEVRENYLDLLTRFYLAFESTHQYAVDLKQFIDELNRGYYIQQTLESVLQDVEGKQLMCEALYLFGTMLLLLDYHIPGIVRERLLISYYRYSAAKAQGDSNIDDVCMLLRSTGFVANNESSPYNAKLTTPSQYPVSYFSRFTFDQNFIDMVIGRLRCDDLYNQLAIYPHPDHRSTALSTQSAMLFVCLFFTPQTLHSQVAQMREIVDKFYADNWVVSIYMGVTVNLIDAWDEFKAAKAALAPVVDTGVKGFCLLHKEKMNKTLKQTQEILRAGVLNDDFVLQNITKIIPLMRQCNVLLRWYFTHTSKAVLVLTQNSQKTQQVEQLVCNELNYRKEQLLELLLDCSQLEAAVKDILRDLMNAKAERWSKFKHEALDRLKELGEAFGGSRPLSKIENNPQLKLWFSEITKEVEKLSAENVNFSGRTLIQLIQALEEVEEFHNLQANMQVKQYLLETREFLHRMIQIINIKEDILINMQLISDLSYAWRLLDRDFTVIMQDCIKKQPRSVIRLRAAFLKLASALEIPLLRINQEHSEDLVSVSNYYSTELANYMRKVLQIIPETMFSIMARIINLQTEVLLEIPTRLEKDKLKEYAQFEDRYTIAKLTHSIAIFTEGILMMKKTLVGVIELDPKQLLEDGIRKELVRHLANALNLGLIFTTTTKTKRQPIAELETKLLALAKIMDGYRRSFEYIQDYLKIHGLKILQEELTRIINYNVEKECNAFLRNKVQDWQSRYQSQTVPIPSFPPLQGDATKSNNFIGRLAHEILQCTDPKRTIFIELKATWYEKRAPHKEILNGCFFSKVREAIGPAGLVGLDRLYSYMFAAELKQNLEKMQKNLANDNMWLEALNSLSVELESKQFPDTNSSNPLKFYANYHNRWLKVWPTLLEWLLQLGHKQILRQQLSFELNRSSKCNSKNLESALETFNRALLNELEQPETYAKFICSDRGNHLLMEFNEYLAFTGSYEPLEQVFLTTKSSHHIALFLFLFTIAHLPRLQFAVNTNSLLAKNVKDSLDGTPLLVGLLTVLQQFHKDVKLLYLTYLCQYATVIVEANISAKSELSVEATTALHFLQMFVRLAKLPRTVLTERCPTIILNQFEYLAISNKV